A single window of Nocardia sp. NBC_01327 DNA harbors:
- a CDS encoding roadblock/LC7 domain-containing protein produces the protein MTDSQRTTTDENLNWLVTRFTREVPGVSHAVLVSADGLMQATSPHLPADRGEQLAAVTAGLASLSAGAAQLFDGGKVMQSIVEMQRGYLLVMTVGNGSHLAVLANKQHDIGRIGYEMALLVDRVGSVVQATARTA, from the coding sequence ATGACCGACTCCCAGCGCACCACCACCGATGAGAATCTGAACTGGCTGGTCACCCGCTTCACCCGCGAAGTGCCCGGTGTCTCGCATGCCGTCCTGGTTTCGGCCGATGGACTTATGCAGGCGACCAGTCCGCATCTGCCGGCCGATCGGGGCGAACAGCTCGCCGCGGTCACCGCCGGTCTGGCCAGCCTCTCGGCCGGTGCGGCACAGCTTTTCGACGGTGGCAAGGTCATGCAGTCCATCGTCGAAATGCAGCGCGGCTACCTGCTCGTCATGACCGTCGGCAACGGCTCGCACCTGGCGGTGCTGGCCAATAAACAGCACGACATCGGCCGAATCGGCTACGAGATGGCGCTGCTGGTCGACCGGGTCGGGTCGGTGGTGCAGGCCACTGCCCGTACGGCCTGA
- a CDS encoding DUF742 domain-containing protein has protein sequence MTSPNGGVGGTRPTSRVRPYALTSGRTEPAVDLPLEAVVETLSYTAHFDWPAGDIRTEILRLGTARLSVAEIAAHLQRPLGMVRVVIGDLVVAGTLRVHSTLSDQATFDERRSLMERTLHGLRAL, from the coding sequence ATGACATCTCCGAACGGGGGAGTCGGAGGCACTCGGCCCACCAGCCGTGTCCGGCCCTATGCGTTGACCTCCGGTCGCACCGAACCGGCAGTGGATCTGCCGCTCGAGGCGGTCGTCGAAACACTGTCCTACACCGCCCATTTCGACTGGCCCGCGGGTGACATCCGCACCGAGATCCTGCGGCTGGGCACGGCCCGGCTGTCGGTCGCCGAGATCGCCGCGCATCTGCAGCGACCTCTGGGAATGGTCCGGGTGGTGATCGGTGATCTCGTCGTCGCCGGGACCCTCCGCGTGCATTCGACTCTGAGCGACCAGGCGACTTTCGACGAGCGCCGCTCTTTGATGGAGAGGACCCTGCATGGACTCCGCGCCCTTTGA
- a CDS encoding GTP-binding protein, whose amino-acid sequence MDSAPFDGGSYNGGAPQYPNGGPQYPGQQFANPGVAQQQYPPRPGEEFRAVASTKIVVAGGFGAGKTTFVGAVSEIVPLRTEAMVTAMSDGVDDLAATPGKETTTVAMDFGRIILPGNMVLYLFGTPGQRRFWFMWDDLIKGAIGAVVLVDTRRIEDSFAAVDFFEAKSLPFLIAVNRFPNAPRFPVAELREALSVREGVPIVDIDARDAGEVRRTLAAVTEYAIERLMNAQRETARRS is encoded by the coding sequence ATGGACTCCGCGCCCTTTGACGGCGGGAGCTACAACGGGGGTGCGCCGCAGTACCCCAACGGCGGGCCCCAGTATCCCGGCCAGCAGTTCGCGAATCCGGGTGTAGCGCAGCAGCAGTACCCGCCCCGTCCGGGCGAGGAGTTCCGGGCCGTCGCCTCCACCAAGATCGTGGTGGCGGGCGGTTTCGGCGCGGGCAAGACCACCTTCGTCGGCGCGGTCTCGGAGATCGTGCCGTTGCGCACCGAGGCCATGGTGACCGCCATGTCGGACGGGGTCGACGATCTCGCCGCCACGCCGGGCAAGGAAACCACCACGGTGGCCATGGATTTCGGGCGCATCATCCTGCCCGGCAATATGGTGCTGTACCTGTTCGGTACACCCGGACAGCGCAGGTTCTGGTTCATGTGGGACGACCTCATCAAGGGCGCCATCGGCGCGGTGGTGCTGGTCGACACCCGTCGCATCGAGGACAGCTTCGCCGCGGTCGATTTCTTCGAGGCCAAATCGCTGCCGTTCCTCATTGCGGTGAACCGCTTCCCGAACGCGCCGCGTTTCCCGGTCGCCGAACTGCGAGAGGCCCTCAGCGTGCGCGAGGGGGTGCCGATCGTCGATATCGACGCGCGGGACGCGGGCGAGGTCCGGCGGACACTGGCGGCGGTCACCGAGTACGCGATCGAACGGCTGATGAACGCACAGCGCGAAACAGCGCGCCGCAGCTAG
- a CDS encoding VOC family protein, translating into MPVRNEAWSPGTPCWIDCQVDDPVKAGEFYAELFGWDVHGGGEETGGYLMALREGQAIAGVGPKPEAGVPSVWTTYFAVADADASAERVTAAGGRMLVPPFDVMEFGRMFVAADVSGAPFAVWEARAHNGAAVHNEHGAYVWNDLHTGDYEAAKAFYSSVFGFTVTEFGDSAMRYGTLVPPGASEPVGGINDDTAAGAAPEQPYWLTWFQFDGLDEGLRRAAELGATVLLPAQDGPFGRMAVLAAPQGEMFALLDPAMTVGETPAPEG; encoded by the coding sequence ATGCCTGTTCGCAACGAGGCGTGGTCCCCGGGTACACCGTGCTGGATCGATTGCCAGGTCGACGATCCGGTCAAAGCCGGTGAGTTCTATGCGGAACTGTTCGGCTGGGACGTCCACGGCGGCGGGGAAGAAACCGGGGGGTATCTGATGGCCCTGCGGGAGGGACAGGCCATCGCGGGCGTCGGTCCCAAACCCGAAGCGGGCGTGCCCTCGGTGTGGACCACCTACTTCGCTGTCGCGGACGCCGACGCCAGCGCGGAACGCGTCACCGCCGCGGGCGGGCGAATGCTGGTGCCGCCCTTCGACGTCATGGAATTCGGCCGCATGTTCGTCGCCGCCGACGTCTCCGGCGCACCCTTCGCGGTGTGGGAGGCGCGAGCGCACAATGGCGCGGCCGTGCACAACGAGCACGGGGCCTACGTCTGGAACGATCTGCACACCGGCGACTACGAGGCCGCAAAGGCCTTCTACTCCAGCGTCTTCGGCTTCACGGTCACCGAATTCGGAGACAGCGCAATGCGTTACGGGACGCTGGTGCCGCCGGGGGCGAGCGAGCCGGTCGGTGGCATCAATGACGACACCGCCGCCGGCGCCGCACCCGAACAGCCGTACTGGCTCACCTGGTTCCAGTTCGACGGACTCGACGAGGGTTTGCGCCGGGCCGCGGAACTGGGCGCCACCGTGCTCCTGCCCGCACAGGACGGGCCGTTCGGCCGCATGGCCGTGCTGGCCGCGCCGCAGGGGGAGATGTTCGCACTGCTCGATCCGGCGATGACGGTGGGGGAGACGCCCGCACCCGAGGGCTGA
- a CDS encoding DUF1906 domain-containing protein, with the protein MRFGLDYAAGRPPASAIRAAGFDFVIRYLSDGGPTLPGKLLTPAEADDLRAHQVSIVSNWETTAARMLDGFGAGVTDARAGLAVVLRCGGRPDRPIYFSADFDASPQQQAAIAAYLDGAASVLGRANVGIYGGYWPVSRALDAGSATWAWQTVAWSGSNREPRAQLLQTGAQVTVAGVQCDVNESDDVDFGQWDFEPEEQDLTPEQDQILRDIQTQLRGPGLAGWPQLGDDPAGQHNTVVDGLAAALAKIDELRTEISDLEATTHELTSEVTRLSGNHWPFPLSLIEGPAMAVADQLARLEQMLPALPLPGWGESPKNGQTTTAASPVATVDNRIG; encoded by the coding sequence ATGCGTTTCGGGTTGGATTACGCCGCAGGCCGGCCCCCCGCGAGCGCCATCCGGGCGGCCGGTTTCGATTTCGTCATCCGCTATCTCTCCGATGGCGGGCCCACGCTGCCTGGCAAGCTGCTCACCCCCGCCGAGGCCGACGATCTACGCGCGCACCAGGTGTCGATCGTGTCCAACTGGGAGACAACGGCCGCCCGCATGCTCGACGGATTCGGCGCGGGCGTCACCGATGCGCGCGCCGGGCTGGCCGTGGTGCTGCGCTGCGGCGGACGGCCGGATCGGCCCATCTACTTCTCCGCGGACTTCGACGCGTCCCCGCAGCAGCAGGCCGCCATCGCCGCCTATCTCGACGGTGCGGCCAGCGTGCTGGGGCGGGCGAATGTCGGTATCTACGGCGGGTATTGGCCGGTGAGCCGGGCCCTCGATGCCGGGTCGGCGACCTGGGCATGGCAGACGGTGGCCTGGTCGGGCAGCAATCGGGAACCGCGCGCGCAGCTTCTGCAGACCGGGGCGCAGGTCACGGTCGCCGGTGTGCAGTGCGATGTGAACGAATCCGACGATGTGGATTTCGGCCAGTGGGACTTCGAACCGGAGGAACAGGACTTGACGCCCGAACAGGACCAAATACTGCGCGATATCCAAACCCAGCTGCGCGGCCCCGGACTGGCCGGCTGGCCGCAGCTCGGCGACGATCCGGCAGGACAGCACAATACGGTGGTGGACGGCCTGGCGGCCGCGCTCGCCAAGATCGATGAACTGCGCACGGAGATCAGCGATCTGGAGGCGACGACCCACGAGCTGACCAGTGAGGTGACCCGGCTGTCCGGGAATCACTGGCCCTTCCCGCTCTCGCTCATCGAGGGACCGGCCATGGCGGTCGCCGATCAGCTCGCCCGACTGGAGCAGATGCTGCCGGCGCTGCCGCTGCCCGGATGGGGTGAAAGCCCGAAGAACGGACAAACCACCACAGCGGCCAGTCCTGTTGCCACAGTGGACAACCGAATTGGTTGA
- the rpmF gene encoding 50S ribosomal protein L32, whose amino-acid sequence MAVPKRRMSRSNTRSRRAQWKATAPDLVPVTVAGVVHRIPRKLVRAVQRGMIDLDKL is encoded by the coding sequence ATGGCTGTTCCGAAGCGGCGGATGTCGCGTTCCAATACCCGAAGTCGCCGCGCGCAATGGAAGGCCACTGCGCCCGATCTTGTTCCGGTCACGGTGGCCGGTGTAGTGCATCGCATACCGCGCAAACTGGTGCGCGCGGTGCAGCGCGGAATGATCGATCTCGACAAGCTCTGA
- a CDS encoding type B 50S ribosomal protein L31 translates to MKAGIHPDYHPVIFEDASTGKRFLTHSTAISDRSVEWEDGNSYPHMIVDVTSDSHPFWTGSQRALDTAGRVEKFERRYGKRIRGASNSTPGQEN, encoded by the coding sequence ATGAAAGCAGGAATCCACCCCGATTACCATCCGGTGATCTTCGAGGATGCGAGTACCGGAAAGCGTTTCCTCACCCACTCGACCGCGATCTCCGACCGGTCGGTGGAATGGGAGGACGGTAATTCCTATCCGCACATGATCGTCGATGTGACTTCCGATTCCCATCCGTTCTGGACGGGTTCGCAGCGAGCCCTCGATACGGCGGGTCGCGTCGAGAAGTTCGAACGCCGATACGGCAAACGCATACGCGGCGCGAGTAATTCGACTCCCGGACAGGAGAACTGA
- the mrf gene encoding ribosome hibernation factor-recruiting GTPase MRF, with amino-acid sequence MPSPTPVLVIAGLPGRAADGVRQAARRLGAEPGTVVVRHDLTELREGVVRRTVHLNGRADVTVLELAHGCVSCTLRADLLPYLCVLAQRDSVRRIVLALDPAFEAEAVCQAIRDVVVTGVIGRVDGPAARNVRIEAVLTCLDARDWLADATGDETLAERGHATVDDDRTVAQLAVGQVEFADALLGFDGDADPDERMRTAAVLARLAPGAPIAWLDEPASLGGSAPSEMLRADALFGLLDRIPPEARRGAGFDPHTSLLRGQPPLEPDCGVALVEFDTDRPFHPDRLHSAIDVLLDGVVSARGRVWLATQPDEVVWLESAGGGMRVGGAGKWLAAMTSEERALVAPERDLMAALRWHEHFGDRHTSLVILVHDADAEEIRHALHWALVDDDELRQVRFAPDRVAGWADPFGEQHEEPCDTTRSTPATGDGGSRQNER; translated from the coding sequence GTGCCATCTCCCACACCCGTGCTGGTCATTGCGGGACTCCCCGGCCGGGCCGCGGACGGCGTGCGGCAGGCGGCCCGCCGGCTGGGCGCGGAGCCCGGCACCGTCGTGGTCCGTCACGATCTGACCGAACTGCGCGAAGGCGTGGTGCGCCGCACGGTGCATCTGAACGGCCGTGCGGATGTGACGGTCCTCGAGCTGGCGCACGGTTGCGTCTCCTGCACGCTGCGCGCCGATCTGCTGCCCTACCTGTGCGTGCTCGCACAGCGGGATTCGGTGCGGCGCATAGTGCTTGCGCTGGATCCGGCCTTCGAGGCCGAGGCCGTCTGCCAGGCCATCCGCGATGTGGTGGTCACCGGCGTGATCGGCCGGGTCGACGGACCGGCCGCCCGCAATGTGCGTATCGAAGCCGTGCTCACCTGCCTGGACGCCCGGGACTGGCTCGCCGACGCCACCGGCGACGAAACCCTCGCCGAGCGCGGCCATGCCACCGTCGACGACGATCGCACCGTGGCGCAGCTGGCGGTCGGCCAGGTCGAATTCGCCGATGCCCTACTGGGTTTCGACGGTGATGCGGATCCGGACGAGCGCATGCGGACGGCCGCGGTACTGGCCCGCCTGGCGCCGGGTGCGCCGATCGCCTGGCTGGACGAGCCCGCATCCCTCGGCGGGTCCGCACCCTCCGAAATGCTGCGCGCGGATGCGCTTTTCGGCCTGCTCGACCGGATTCCCCCGGAGGCGCGCCGCGGCGCGGGTTTCGATCCGCACACGTCCCTGCTGCGCGGTCAACCGCCGCTGGAGCCGGATTGCGGTGTGGCACTGGTGGAATTCGACACCGATCGCCCCTTCCATCCGGACCGTCTGCACTCGGCCATCGATGTGCTGCTGGACGGTGTGGTGAGCGCGCGCGGCCGGGTCTGGCTGGCCACCCAGCCCGATGAGGTGGTGTGGCTGGAGTCGGCGGGCGGTGGCATGCGGGTCGGCGGGGCCGGAAAGTGGCTGGCCGCCATGACTTCCGAGGAACGCGCCCTGGTCGCTCCCGAACGCGATCTCATGGCCGCGCTGCGCTGGCACGAGCATTTCGGCGACCGGCACACCTCGCTGGTGATCCTCGTGCACGACGCCGATGCCGAGGAGATCCGGCATGCCCTGCACTGGGCGCTGGTGGACGACGACGAGCTGCGGCAGGTGCGTTTCGCGCCCGATCGTGTCGCCGGGTGGGCGGATCCGTTCGGCGAGCAGCACGAGGAACCTTGCGACACAACCCGATCCACGCCGGCGACCGGCGACGGCGGCTCCCGCCAGAACGAAAGGTGA
- the rpmB gene encoding 50S ribosomal protein L28, giving the protein MSAICQVTGRKPGFGKSVSHSHTRTNRRWDPNIQRKTYYLPGEGRRITLTVSAKGIKTIDRDGIEAVVARLRARGQKI; this is encoded by the coding sequence ATGTCGGCCATCTGCCAGGTCACCGGTCGCAAGCCGGGGTTCGGCAAGTCCGTATCGCACTCACACACCCGGACCAACCGGCGCTGGGACCCCAATATCCAGCGCAAGACCTACTACCTGCCCGGTGAAGGCCGCCGCATCACGCTCACCGTCTCCGCCAAGGGCATCAAAACCATCGACCGCGACGGCATCGAAGCGGTCGTCGCCCGGCTGCGCGCCCGCGGCCAGAAGATCTGA
- the rpmG gene encoding 50S ribosomal protein L33, translating into MASKSTELRPIVKLVSTAGTGYTYVTRKNRRNNPDRMTLRKYDPVVRKHVEFREGR; encoded by the coding sequence ATGGCATCGAAATCGACCGAACTCCGGCCGATCGTCAAACTCGTATCCACCGCCGGGACCGGATACACCTACGTCACCCGCAAGAACCGGCGCAACAACCCGGACCGCATGACGCTGCGCAAGTACGACCCCGTCGTCCGCAAGCACGTCGAATTCCGCGAGGGCCGGTGA
- the rpsN gene encoding 30S ribosomal protein S14 codes for MAKKSKIAKNEERKQIVARYAERRAELKEIIRKPTSSAEDRATAQAALARQPRDASPVRLRNRDATDGRPRGHLRKFGLSRIRVREMAHRGELPGVHKSSW; via the coding sequence GTGGCCAAGAAATCCAAGATCGCCAAAAACGAAGAGCGCAAACAGATCGTGGCCCGCTACGCCGAGCGGCGCGCGGAACTGAAGGAGATCATCCGCAAACCCACCAGCTCAGCGGAGGATCGGGCCACCGCACAGGCCGCCCTCGCCCGGCAGCCGCGTGATGCCAGTCCGGTACGATTGCGCAATCGGGACGCCACGGACGGTCGCCCCCGTGGTCACCTCCGGAAGTTCGGCCTCTCACGAATACGCGTACGCGAGATGGCCCACCGCGGAGAATTGCCCGGTGTACACAAATCGAGCTGGTAA
- the rpsR gene encoding 30S ribosomal protein S18 translates to MAVKRAPSKKVRAEAGRKPKKNPLIAAGIEVVDYKDVNLLRTFISDRGKIRSRRVTGLTPQQQRQVAIAVKNAREMALLPFTSR, encoded by the coding sequence ATGGCAGTGAAGCGAGCACCGTCGAAGAAGGTCCGGGCCGAAGCGGGCCGCAAGCCCAAGAAGAACCCCCTCATCGCGGCCGGCATCGAAGTCGTCGACTACAAAGACGTGAACCTGCTGCGCACGTTCATCTCCGATCGCGGCAAGATCCGCAGCCGCCGCGTGACGGGCCTGACCCCGCAGCAGCAGCGCCAGGTCGCCATCGCGGTGAAGAACGCCCGCGAAATGGCACTGCTGCCGTTCACGAGCCGGTAG
- a CDS encoding LysM peptidoglycan-binding domain-containing protein, which translates to MGDALKVGEELGLGQSLKGGAYSLTLQDDGNLVLSDPSGKVEWASGTNGKGVTRATLQADGNFVLYKEDGGAEWSTSTDGKGVERLVVQPDRNVVLYGTDGSGVWSTGTNTDSPIQAETETVAAAVDEPVPAPVEAPPAAQTYTVEPGDTLWAIAERFYGDGNRFQDIANASGIANPDAIDVGQVLTIP; encoded by the coding sequence GTGGGCGACGCATTGAAGGTTGGCGAAGAACTCGGTCTCGGACAGTCGCTCAAGGGCGGCGCTTATTCCTTGACTCTGCAAGATGATGGCAACCTGGTGTTGTCGGACCCCAGCGGCAAGGTCGAGTGGGCCTCGGGCACCAACGGCAAGGGTGTCACCCGTGCCACGCTGCAGGCCGACGGCAATTTCGTCCTGTACAAGGAAGACGGCGGCGCCGAGTGGTCCACCAGCACCGACGGCAAGGGCGTCGAGCGCCTCGTCGTCCAGCCGGACCGCAATGTCGTGCTCTACGGCACTGACGGCAGCGGCGTCTGGTCGACCGGCACCAATACCGACAGCCCGATCCAGGCCGAGACCGAGACGGTCGCCGCCGCGGTCGACGAGCCGGTTCCGGCTCCGGTCGAGGCTCCGCCGGCCGCGCAGACCTACACGGTCGAGCCGGGCGACACCCTGTGGGCCATTGCCGAGCGCTTCTACGGCGACGGCAACCGCTTCCAGGACATCGCCAATGCCAGCGGTATCGCCAACCCCGACGCCATCGACGTCGGCCAGGTCCTGACCATCCCGTAA
- the purH gene encoding bifunctional phosphoribosylaminoimidazolecarboxamide formyltransferase/IMP cyclohydrolase produces MSERSERQSGSAERKSIKRALVSVYDKTGLIELASGLHAAGVELVSTGSTASKIADAGIPVTKVEDLTGFPETLDGRVKTLHPRVHAGILADTRKDEHLDQLVELGVEAFQLVVVNLYPFTQTVASGASIDESVEQIDIGGPSMVRAAAKNHPSVAVVVDTAEYDRVLKSVQDGGFTVAERTALAAKAFQHTATYDVAVASWMTSVAVPAAQVAEGVESDAAQHFPEWVGATWNRDSVLRYGENPHQGAALYTSVAGPAGLAQAEQLHGKEMSYNNYTDADAAWRAAYDFDEPAVAIIKHANPCGVAVAADIAEAHRKAHATDPVSAYGGVIAANREVSVEMAEQVAEIFTEVIVAPAYANGAVEVLQRKKNVRVLVATPAQRQGAELRPISGGLLLQDRDILHAEGDSAANWTLAAGEAADAETLADLEFAWRACRAVKSNAILLAHDGAAVGVGMGQVNRVDSCKLAVERAGERAAGSVAASDAFFPFSDGPQILVNAGVRAIVHPGGSIRDKDTIELCREAGVTLYLTGSRHFAH; encoded by the coding sequence GTGAGTGAGCGCAGCGAACGGCAGTCGGGCTCAGCTGAGCGTAAATCCATCAAGCGGGCCCTGGTCAGCGTCTACGACAAGACCGGTCTGATCGAGCTGGCGTCGGGTCTGCACGCCGCGGGTGTGGAGCTGGTGTCGACCGGCTCGACCGCGAGCAAGATCGCCGATGCCGGCATCCCGGTCACCAAAGTGGAAGACCTGACCGGTTTTCCGGAGACCCTGGACGGCCGGGTCAAGACCCTGCACCCGCGCGTGCACGCCGGCATCCTGGCCGACACCCGCAAGGATGAGCACCTCGATCAGCTCGTCGAGCTCGGTGTCGAGGCCTTCCAGCTCGTCGTGGTGAACCTGTACCCGTTCACGCAGACCGTCGCCAGTGGCGCGAGCATCGACGAGTCGGTCGAGCAGATCGATATCGGCGGGCCCTCCATGGTGCGCGCCGCCGCCAAGAACCACCCGTCGGTCGCGGTGGTCGTCGATACGGCCGAGTACGACCGCGTGCTGAAGTCGGTGCAGGACGGCGGCTTCACCGTCGCCGAGCGGACCGCGCTGGCGGCCAAGGCTTTCCAGCACACCGCCACCTACGATGTGGCCGTCGCGAGCTGGATGACCAGTGTGGCCGTACCGGCCGCGCAGGTCGCCGAGGGCGTGGAATCCGATGCGGCACAGCACTTCCCGGAATGGGTCGGCGCGACCTGGAACCGTGATTCGGTGCTGCGCTACGGCGAGAACCCGCACCAGGGCGCCGCGCTGTACACCAGTGTGGCCGGTCCCGCGGGCCTGGCGCAGGCGGAGCAGTTGCACGGCAAGGAAATGTCCTACAACAACTACACCGACGCCGATGCCGCCTGGCGGGCCGCGTACGACTTCGACGAGCCCGCCGTGGCGATCATCAAGCACGCCAACCCGTGTGGCGTGGCCGTGGCCGCGGATATCGCCGAGGCGCACCGCAAGGCGCACGCCACCGATCCGGTCAGCGCGTACGGCGGCGTCATCGCGGCCAACCGCGAGGTGAGTGTGGAGATGGCCGAGCAGGTCGCCGAGATCTTCACCGAGGTCATCGTGGCGCCCGCCTATGCCAATGGCGCGGTGGAAGTGTTGCAGCGCAAGAAGAATGTGCGTGTGCTCGTCGCCACCCCCGCGCAGCGGCAGGGTGCGGAGCTGCGGCCGATCAGCGGCGGTCTGCTGCTGCAGGATCGCGATATCCTGCACGCCGAGGGCGACAGCGCGGCCAATTGGACGCTCGCGGCCGGTGAAGCCGCCGATGCGGAGACCCTGGCCGATCTCGAATTCGCCTGGCGCGCTTGCCGTGCCGTGAAGTCGAATGCCATTCTGCTGGCCCATGACGGTGCTGCAGTCGGTGTCGGCATGGGGCAGGTCAACCGGGTCGACTCGTGCAAGCTGGCGGTGGAGCGGGCCGGTGAGCGCGCCGCCGGTTCGGTGGCCGCGTCCGATGCGTTCTTCCCGTTCTCGGACGGCCCGCAGATTCTGGTGAACGCGGGCGTGCGCGCCATCGTGCATCCGGGCGGGTCGATTCGCGACAAGGACACCATCGAGCTGTGCCGCGAGGCCGGTGTCACGCTGTACCTGACGGGTTCGCGCCACTTCGCCCACTGA
- the purN gene encoding phosphoribosylglycinamide formyltransferase, whose amino-acid sequence MSSSPAQLLPPSAPATVVVLASGTGSLLRSLLEATRKPGYPARVVAVGVDRDCAAMDHAEAFDISSFMVELSDFEDRDAWDQALTEIVDAFAPDLVVSAGFMKILGPRFLKRFDGRIINTHPALLPAFPGAHGVRDALAYGVRVTGSTVHLVDSGVDTGAILAQEAVEVLPSDDEATLHERIKVVERRLLAEVVAAVANRGIVSDGRKAVIPDEVLR is encoded by the coding sequence CTGAGTTCCTCGCCTGCCCAGCTGCTACCGCCGAGCGCGCCCGCGACGGTTGTCGTGCTCGCCTCCGGTACCGGTTCGCTGCTGCGTTCACTGCTCGAAGCCACTCGGAAGCCCGGGTATCCGGCCCGGGTCGTCGCCGTCGGAGTGGATCGCGATTGCGCGGCCATGGATCATGCCGAGGCCTTCGATATTTCGTCGTTCATGGTCGAGCTGAGTGATTTCGAGGATCGCGATGCCTGGGATCAGGCGCTGACCGAGATCGTCGATGCCTTCGCACCGGATCTGGTGGTGTCCGCCGGTTTCATGAAGATCCTCGGTCCGCGTTTCCTGAAGCGGTTCGACGGTCGCATCATCAATACCCATCCCGCGCTGCTGCCGGCTTTCCCGGGCGCGCACGGGGTGCGGGACGCGCTGGCGTACGGGGTCCGCGTGACCGGTTCCACCGTGCATCTGGTGGATTCGGGCGTCGACACCGGGGCGATCCTCGCGCAGGAGGCGGTCGAGGTGCTGCCCTCCGATGACGAGGCCACCCTGCACGAGCGCATCAAGGTTGTGGAGCGGCGGCTGCTGGCGGAGGTCGTCGCAGCGGTCGCGAATCGAGGCATTGTCTCCGATGGACGAAAGGCAGTTATCCCAGATGAGGTTCTCCGGTGA